A portion of the Actomonas aquatica genome contains these proteins:
- a CDS encoding Ppx/GppA phosphatase family protein, with the protein MMLVSPSTAVIDIGSNSIKALVATRREDGRIVALEQRTLDTRIGTGLNADQPRLTAEAMAAGAAAVAELAAMCRAHEPNQLTVVATSAVRDSANGAEFAARIQSETGLELRILSGDEEARYIGRGLLCDPALAAWTDFHVFDLGGGSLECLSFKDREPVRAISLPLGCVRLTERLVADPAQPLSPEDDAKIRAYVSDALREAGLDFAPAGTPAVFCGGTVTTTRAIVAEARNLTLKETQARVTAELLAALLKKLGRLPLAERQQIPGLPARRADVMPTALATVLALAEFGGFEAFQHSFYNLRWGIASEALTLP; encoded by the coding sequence ATGATGCTCGTCAGCCCGTCCACCGCCGTCATCGACATCGGGTCCAACTCGATCAAAGCTCTCGTCGCCACCCGCCGCGAGGATGGTCGTATCGTCGCCCTCGAGCAACGCACTCTCGATACCCGCATCGGCACCGGCCTCAACGCCGACCAACCGCGCCTCACCGCTGAAGCCATGGCTGCAGGCGCCGCCGCCGTGGCCGAACTGGCCGCGATGTGCCGCGCCCACGAGCCGAATCAACTCACCGTCGTCGCGACCAGCGCCGTGCGCGATTCCGCCAATGGCGCCGAGTTTGCCGCCCGCATCCAGTCCGAAACCGGACTCGAGCTGCGCATCCTCAGCGGCGACGAGGAAGCCCGCTACATCGGCCGCGGTCTGCTCTGCGATCCGGCCCTCGCCGCTTGGACCGACTTTCATGTCTTCGACCTCGGCGGCGGCAGTCTCGAATGCCTCAGCTTCAAAGACCGCGAGCCGGTGCGTGCCATCAGTTTGCCGCTGGGCTGCGTGCGACTGACCGAACGCCTCGTCGCCGATCCCGCCCAACCGCTTTCGCCCGAAGACGACGCGAAGATCCGCGCCTACGTGAGCGACGCCCTGCGGGAAGCCGGACTCGATTTTGCGCCCGCCGGCACCCCCGCCGTTTTCTGCGGCGGCACCGTGACCACGACCCGCGCCATCGTCGCCGAGGCCCGCAATCTCACCTTGAAGGAAACTCAGGCCCGCGTGACGGCCGAACTGCTCGCCGCCTTGCTCAAAAAGCTCGGTCGCCTGCCGTTGGCCGAACGCCAACAGATTCCGGGCCTGCCCGCGCGCCGCGCCGACGTCATGCCGACCGCCCTCGCCACCGTGCTCGCCCTGGCCGAGTTTGGCGGTTTCGAAGCCTTCCAGCACTCCTTCTACAACCTGCGCTGGGGCATCGCCAGCGAAGCACTGACTTTGCCGTAG
- the rsmI gene encoding 16S rRNA (cytidine(1402)-2'-O)-methyltransferase, with translation MSDNASLTPTPGHLYVVATPIGNLADLTDRARAILGAVDLVACEDTRTTGAMLTRLGLRRELIAYHDHNETEAAERLAEQLAAGKSVAVVSDAGTPALSDPGFRLVRACRRRQLPVVPVPGPCALTTALCAAGLPTNGFLFAGFLPPKSAARITFLTKYQDFDYTLALYESCHRIDKFAREIVDTLGPERVVCIAKELTKLHETFWVGPAGEVCDQLLKASRKGEFVVLIAPASFTL, from the coding sequence ATGTCTGACAACGCGTCGCTCACTCCCACTCCCGGCCACCTCTACGTGGTGGCGACGCCCATCGGCAATCTGGCCGATCTCACCGACCGCGCCCGCGCCATTCTCGGCGCCGTCGATTTGGTTGCCTGCGAGGACACTCGCACCACCGGCGCCATGCTCACCCGCCTCGGCCTGCGCCGGGAGTTGATCGCCTACCACGATCACAACGAAACCGAAGCCGCCGAACGCCTCGCCGAACAACTTGCCGCCGGCAAATCCGTCGCCGTCGTCAGCGACGCCGGGACGCCCGCACTCAGCGATCCGGGTTTCCGTCTCGTGCGCGCCTGCCGCCGCCGCCAACTCCCGGTCGTGCCCGTGCCCGGCCCCTGCGCCCTCACCACCGCGCTCTGCGCCGCCGGCCTGCCTACCAACGGTTTCCTCTTCGCCGGCTTCCTCCCGCCCAAGTCCGCCGCCCGCATCACCTTTCTCACCAAGTATCAGGATTTCGACTACACCCTCGCGCTCTACGAGAGCTGCCACCGCATCGACAAGTTCGCCCGCGAGATCGTCGACACCCTAGGTCCCGAGCGCGTCGTCTGCATCGCCAAGGAGCTGACCAAACTCCACGAGACTTTCTGGGTCGGTCCCGCCGGCGAGGTCTGCGACCAACTCCTCAAGGCCAGCCGCAAGGGTGAGTTTGTCGTCCTCATCGCCCCCGCTTCCTTCACGCTATGA
- a CDS encoding glucose-6-phosphate isomerase, with product MSWENFKTHYHPYPELGLALDLSRLPLPADFLSSQEEAMQKAFTAMAELEAGAIANPDEGRMVGHYWLRAAQLAPTKELRSAITDTLAAIKAFAADVHAGKIAGPNGPFTQLLVIGIGGSALGPQFVQHALGQPAADKMAVHFFDNTDPDGMDYVIGQIGEQLGSTLAVVISKSGGTVETRNGMLEAQAAFRAAGLDPAKHFVAVTGDGSKLDQVADAEGWLAKFPMWDWVGGRTSELCAVGLLPAALQGLDIDAMLEGAAAMDAATRVPVTAENPAALLALGWLFATDGIGAKDMVVLPYKDRLLLFSRYLQQLIMESLGKELDLEGKVVNQGIAVYGNKGSTDQHAYVQQLREGVNNFFVTFIEVLKDRDGDALEVEDGTTSGDYLQGFLLGTRDALSEKDRWSVTLTVPDVSPRTLGMLIALYERVVGLYASLVGINAYHQPGVEAGKKAATGVIALKNKLQAALAAAPGTDFTIEQLATQTDGNPELVYKILHRLAANGKLTETAGDPWFESTFRG from the coding sequence ATGTCCTGGGAAAACTTCAAAACCCACTACCACCCTTATCCGGAACTCGGGCTCGCGCTCGACCTCAGCCGTCTGCCGCTGCCCGCCGACTTCTTGAGCAGCCAGGAGGAGGCCATGCAAAAGGCCTTCACCGCCATGGCTGAGCTCGAAGCTGGCGCCATCGCCAACCCCGACGAGGGACGCATGGTCGGCCACTACTGGCTGCGCGCCGCTCAGCTCGCTCCGACCAAGGAACTGCGCTCGGCCATCACCGACACGCTCGCCGCCATCAAAGCCTTCGCTGCCGACGTGCACGCCGGCAAAATCGCCGGTCCCAACGGCCCCTTCACCCAATTGCTCGTGATCGGCATCGGCGGCTCCGCCCTCGGCCCGCAGTTTGTCCAGCACGCCCTCGGCCAGCCCGCCGCCGACAAGATGGCGGTGCACTTCTTCGATAACACCGATCCGGACGGCATGGACTACGTGATCGGCCAGATCGGTGAGCAACTCGGCTCCACCCTCGCCGTCGTCATCTCCAAGTCCGGCGGCACCGTCGAGACCCGCAACGGCATGCTCGAAGCCCAGGCCGCCTTCCGCGCCGCCGGCCTCGATCCCGCCAAACACTTTGTCGCTGTCACCGGCGACGGCTCGAAGCTCGACCAGGTGGCCGACGCCGAGGGCTGGCTCGCCAAGTTCCCCATGTGGGACTGGGTCGGTGGCCGCACCTCCGAGCTCTGCGCCGTTGGCCTCCTGCCCGCCGCTCTCCAGGGTCTCGACATCGACGCGATGCTCGAGGGCGCCGCCGCCATGGACGCCGCCACCCGCGTGCCCGTCACGGCCGAAAATCCCGCCGCGTTGCTCGCTCTTGGCTGGCTCTTCGCCACCGACGGCATCGGTGCCAAGGACATGGTCGTCCTCCCCTACAAGGATCGCCTCCTGCTCTTCTCCCGCTACCTCCAGCAGCTCATCATGGAGTCGCTCGGCAAGGAGCTCGATCTCGAGGGCAAAGTCGTCAACCAAGGCATCGCCGTTTACGGCAACAAGGGTTCGACCGACCAGCACGCCTACGTGCAACAGCTCCGCGAGGGCGTGAACAACTTCTTCGTGACCTTCATCGAGGTCCTCAAGGATCGCGACGGCGACGCCCTCGAAGTCGAGGACGGCACCACTTCCGGCGACTACCTGCAGGGCTTCCTGCTCGGCACCCGTGACGCTCTCTCCGAGAAGGACCGCTGGTCCGTCACCCTCACCGTGCCCGACGTCTCCCCGCGCACCCTCGGCATGCTCATCGCGCTCTACGAGCGTGTCGTTGGCCTCTACGCTTCCCTCGTCGGCATCAACGCCTACCACCAGCCCGGCGTCGAAGCCGGCAAGAAAGCCGCCACCGGCGTCATCGCGCTCAAAAACAAGCTGCAGGCCGCCCTCGCCGCCGCCCCGGGCACCGATTTCACCATCGAGCAGCTCGCGACGCAGACCGACGGCAACCCGGAGCTCGTTTACAAGATCCTCCACCGCCTCGCCGCCAACGGCAAACTCACCGAGACCGCCGGCGACCCGTGGTTTGAGAGCACCTTCCGCGGCTAA
- the ilvD gene encoding dihydroxy-acid dehydratase: MSDTPSTPRPYSSTVVDGNDRAPARSMLRAVGFTDEDFSKPQIAVASAASDMTPCNVHLGDLSEHAQQGITAAGGKSVYFNTITVTDGISMGTQGMRYSLVSREVIADSVETAVAAEGFDGLIAIGGCDKNMPGMMIAIARLNRPAVFIYGGTIMPGFTSGDCDKKKPLDIVSVFEAVGKHAKGELDDAGLKDVEASAIPGPGSCGGMYTANTMASAIEVLGMSLPNSSAQLAISEDKRKDCQRAGAAVMEMLRRGIKPRDILTREAFENAIVTCTALGGSTNLVLHLLAIAHAAEVPLSLDDFKEIGERVPLLGDLKPFGKYNMSHLVRIGGIRPMMKMLLDRGMLHGDCLTVSGQTLAETLADVQPYPSYPDGQDIIRPWDQPIKTETHLRVLRGNLAPDGAIGKITGKEGLYFKGTAKVYEGEEDALKGILRGDVVKGDVVVIRNEGPVGGPGMREMLSPTSAVAGRGLIKDVALITDGRFSGGSHGFDVGHITPEAANGGPIGIVQSGDIIEIDAVKNTISLLIPDEDYAARMAAFKPRGPGSTRGVLGKYAKLVASASEGAVTDKNL, from the coding sequence ATGAGCGACACGCCCTCCACTCCCCGCCCTTACTCTTCCACCGTGGTCGATGGCAACGACCGCGCTCCCGCCCGCTCCATGCTGCGCGCCGTGGGCTTCACCGATGAGGACTTCTCCAAGCCTCAGATCGCGGTCGCTTCCGCCGCCAGCGACATGACGCCCTGCAACGTCCACCTCGGCGACCTCAGCGAGCACGCCCAGCAGGGCATCACCGCGGCCGGCGGCAAATCCGTCTATTTTAACACCATCACCGTCACCGACGGCATCAGCATGGGCACCCAGGGCATGCGCTACAGCCTGGTGTCCCGCGAGGTTATCGCCGACTCCGTCGAGACCGCCGTCGCAGCCGAGGGTTTTGACGGTCTCATCGCCATTGGCGGCTGCGACAAAAACATGCCCGGCATGATGATTGCCATCGCCCGCCTCAACCGGCCGGCGGTCTTCATCTACGGCGGCACCATCATGCCCGGTTTCACGTCCGGCGACTGCGACAAAAAGAAGCCGCTCGACATCGTTTCGGTTTTCGAAGCCGTCGGTAAACACGCCAAGGGCGAACTCGACGACGCCGGCCTCAAAGATGTTGAGGCCTCCGCTATCCCCGGCCCCGGTTCCTGCGGCGGCATGTATACGGCCAACACCATGGCCTCCGCCATCGAGGTCCTCGGCATGAGCCTGCCCAACAGCTCCGCCCAACTCGCCATCAGCGAAGACAAGCGCAAGGACTGCCAACGCGCCGGCGCCGCCGTCATGGAAATGCTCCGCCGCGGCATCAAGCCCCGCGACATCCTCACCCGCGAGGCCTTCGAGAACGCCATCGTCACCTGCACCGCGCTCGGCGGCTCCACCAACCTCGTGCTGCACCTCCTCGCCATCGCCCACGCGGCCGAAGTCCCCCTTTCCCTCGATGACTTCAAGGAGATCGGCGAACGCGTCCCCCTCCTCGGCGACCTCAAGCCTTTCGGCAAATACAACATGAGCCACCTCGTGCGCATCGGCGGCATTCGCCCGATGATGAAGATGCTGCTCGATCGCGGCATGCTGCATGGCGATTGCCTCACCGTTTCCGGCCAGACCCTCGCCGAAACCCTCGCCGACGTGCAGCCCTATCCGTCGTATCCGGATGGTCAGGACATCATCCGCCCGTGGGATCAGCCGATCAAGACCGAGACCCACCTGCGCGTCCTCCGCGGCAACCTCGCCCCCGACGGCGCCATCGGCAAAATCACCGGCAAGGAAGGCCTCTACTTCAAGGGCACCGCCAAGGTCTACGAGGGCGAAGAAGACGCGCTCAAGGGCATCCTCCGCGGCGACGTCGTGAAGGGTGACGTGGTCGTCATTCGCAACGAAGGTCCCGTCGGCGGCCCCGGCATGCGCGAAATGCTCTCGCCCACCAGCGCCGTGGCCGGTCGCGGCCTCATCAAAGACGTTGCCCTCATCACCGACGGCCGCTTCTCCGGCGGTAGCCACGGTTTTGACGTCGGCCACATCACGCCCGAAGCCGCCAACGGCGGTCCCATCGGCATCGTGCAGAGCGGCGACATCATCGAGATCGACGCCGTGAAGAACACCATCTCCTTGCTCATCCCCGACGAGGACTACGCCGCCCGCATGGCCGCCTTCAAGCCGCGCGGCCCCGGCTCCACCCGCGGCGTGCTCGGCAAATACGCCAAACTCGTCGCCAGTGCCTCCGAAGGTGCCGTGACCGACAAAAATCTGTAA
- the scpB gene encoding SMC-Scp complex subunit ScpB — translation MAFDLQSVLKALLFSSGQPLTLKDFQAVFTRYKEQNKPVSETGDESETPAEGGEEKTAPAAGAEEQAEVDALEAPDETVPDLITDAQLREALEAIEEELRLADSTYLVLEGAQGYRIVCNPRYARWVRALRNEPPPAKLSQSALETLAVVAYRQPVTRSEIEAVRGVSADAGLNKLLERELIYITGRAELPGRPLQYGTTEKFLEFVGVKTLVELPASDVLSPRQIDQWLQDAMNPSTPGDAEMGLPLEAGEGETPMEDEAHVETEHEEAAAEATTEEQPTVAVEEPVAEIETVEADAPEAEPDGGETDDEDETSNKPA, via the coding sequence ATGGCTTTCGACCTCCAGTCCGTCCTCAAGGCGCTGCTCTTCTCCTCCGGGCAACCGCTGACTCTCAAAGACTTCCAAGCGGTCTTCACCCGCTACAAGGAGCAGAATAAGCCTGTGTCCGAGACGGGCGATGAGAGCGAGACGCCCGCGGAGGGGGGCGAGGAGAAAACCGCGCCGGCCGCCGGGGCGGAAGAGCAGGCCGAAGTCGATGCCTTGGAGGCACCGGATGAGACCGTGCCGGACCTGATTACCGACGCTCAACTGCGCGAGGCGCTGGAGGCGATCGAAGAGGAGCTGCGTTTGGCGGATTCGACTTATTTGGTGCTGGAGGGCGCACAGGGTTACCGGATCGTGTGCAACCCGCGTTATGCCCGCTGGGTGCGCGCGTTGCGCAATGAACCGCCGCCGGCCAAGCTGTCGCAGTCGGCGCTCGAGACGCTGGCCGTGGTGGCTTACCGCCAACCGGTCACGCGCAGCGAGATCGAGGCGGTGCGTGGCGTGTCGGCTGACGCCGGTCTGAACAAACTGCTGGAGCGCGAACTGATCTACATCACGGGCCGCGCGGAGCTGCCGGGACGTCCGCTGCAGTATGGCACGACCGAGAAGTTTTTGGAGTTTGTCGGCGTCAAGACGTTGGTCGAGTTGCCGGCGTCGGACGTGCTGTCACCGCGCCAGATAGATCAATGGCTGCAGGACGCCATGAACCCGAGCACCCCGGGAGACGCCGAAATGGGTCTGCCGCTCGAGGCAGGCGAAGGCGAAACGCCGATGGAAGACGAAGCCCACGTCGAGACCGAGCACGAGGAGGCGGCCGCCGAGGCGACCACCGAGGAGCAGCCGACCGTGGCGGTGGAAGAGCCGGTGGCGGAAATCGAAACCGTCGAGGCAGACGCCCCGGAGGCGGAGCCGGACGGCGGCGAGACGGACGACGAAGACGAGACCTCCAACAAACCGGCTTAA
- the pheA gene encoding prephenate dehydratase has product MDDALAPIRQKIDAIDREFVRLLNERLELAGEIGKVKRSSGGSIYASEREDAVLRKVCSWNDGPIKDEALRAIYREIMSAAIALEKATKIAYLGPEATNTHAAAIKKFGASVDYESIATIADLFTAVEKGEADYAVIPIENSTEGSVREALDNFVESDLKIVAQIYLEISHALISNDSPEKITKVYSKDQALAQCRNWLQRHLPHAQLVDAPSTSRAVEIAKNEPGAAAVAGELAAQFHEVPVQVHNIQDKSDNTTRFFVLGKKPAGSAGDGRDMTSFLISLGDQAASHSGALLKMLMPLAERGINLSKIESRPSKKRPWDYYFFVDVSGHYTDLNMKAALKELSTFCPMVKWLGSYPVVS; this is encoded by the coding sequence ATGGACGACGCCCTGGCTCCCATCCGCCAAAAAATCGATGCAATCGACCGCGAGTTTGTGCGGTTGCTGAACGAACGTCTCGAGCTGGCCGGCGAGATCGGCAAAGTGAAACGCAGCAGCGGGGGCTCCATTTATGCCTCGGAGCGCGAAGACGCTGTGCTGCGCAAGGTCTGCTCGTGGAATGACGGGCCGATCAAAGACGAGGCCCTGCGCGCGATCTATCGCGAGATCATGTCGGCCGCCATCGCGTTGGAGAAGGCGACCAAGATCGCCTACCTCGGACCGGAGGCGACCAACACGCATGCGGCCGCGATCAAGAAGTTTGGTGCCAGCGTCGATTACGAGAGCATCGCGACCATCGCCGACCTGTTCACGGCGGTGGAGAAGGGCGAGGCCGACTACGCGGTCATTCCGATCGAGAACTCGACCGAAGGCAGCGTGCGCGAGGCGCTCGATAATTTTGTCGAAAGCGATCTGAAGATCGTGGCGCAGATCTACCTCGAGATCTCGCACGCGCTCATCTCCAACGATTCGCCGGAGAAGATCACCAAAGTGTATTCGAAGGACCAGGCGCTCGCTCAGTGTCGCAACTGGCTGCAGCGCCATCTGCCGCACGCGCAGCTCGTCGATGCGCCGAGCACCTCGCGGGCGGTGGAAATCGCCAAGAACGAACCCGGCGCGGCGGCGGTGGCCGGCGAACTGGCGGCGCAGTTCCACGAGGTGCCGGTGCAGGTGCACAACATTCAGGATAAGAGCGACAATACCACGCGCTTCTTTGTGTTGGGTAAGAAGCCGGCCGGCTCGGCGGGCGACGGTCGCGATATGACCAGTTTCCTCATCTCGCTGGGCGATCAGGCGGCTTCCCATTCCGGTGCGCTGCTCAAGATGCTCATGCCCCTGGCGGAGCGCGGGATTAACCTCTCCAAGATTGAATCGCGACCGAGCAAGAAACGGCCGTGGGATTACTACTTCTTCGTCGACGTCTCCGGTCACTACACCGACCTCAACATGAAGGCGGCGCTCAAGGAGCTCAGCACCTTCTGTCCGATGGTGAAGTGGCTCGGCAGCTATCCGGTCGTCAGCTGA
- a CDS encoding Gfo/Idh/MocA family protein: protein MTALRIGFIGAGGNTKLRHLPGFAALPEVELVAVANRSVASAQAVAADFGIQRVETDWRAIVAAEDIDAVCIGTWPDTHAEMTTAALAAGKHVLVEARMARNVAEAETMIAAATAAPELVAQIVPSPFTLNFDAEIAHAVATGEIGELREVVVEHATAANLDPVAPLTWRQDARISGVNTLSLGICYEPLLRWLPGDGEVLAADAVTFTQERPGAKGELRSVDVPDAVAILGRWTGGARLAMQISSVEPGEGRLAYRLVGSNGTLHYDVLAGRAWVEYAVGGTLELPSAGLPEGGWQVEADFVSSVRNGTPVRLTDFATGRRYMQFTETARSAWQTK, encoded by the coding sequence ATGACCGCGCTGCGGATCGGATTCATCGGCGCCGGCGGTAATACGAAGCTGCGGCACCTGCCGGGCTTTGCGGCGCTGCCGGAGGTCGAGCTCGTGGCCGTGGCCAATCGATCGGTGGCTTCGGCCCAAGCGGTGGCGGCGGACTTCGGTATCCAGCGGGTGGAGACAGACTGGCGGGCGATCGTCGCCGCGGAAGACATCGACGCCGTTTGCATCGGCACCTGGCCGGACACCCATGCCGAGATGACCACGGCGGCGCTGGCGGCGGGGAAGCACGTGTTGGTGGAAGCCCGTATGGCCCGGAATGTGGCGGAAGCCGAAACGATGATCGCGGCCGCGACGGCAGCTCCCGAACTTGTGGCGCAGATCGTCCCGTCGCCGTTCACGCTGAATTTCGATGCTGAGATCGCGCATGCGGTGGCGACGGGCGAAATCGGTGAATTGCGAGAGGTGGTGGTTGAACACGCGACCGCGGCCAACCTGGATCCGGTGGCACCGCTGACGTGGCGGCAGGACGCCCGTATTTCCGGCGTGAATACGCTGAGCCTGGGCATCTGCTACGAGCCGCTGCTGCGCTGGTTGCCCGGTGATGGCGAAGTGTTGGCGGCCGATGCCGTCACGTTCACCCAAGAGCGACCCGGCGCGAAGGGTGAGCTACGGTCTGTCGACGTGCCGGATGCGGTGGCGATCCTTGGCCGCTGGACGGGAGGCGCACGGCTGGCGATGCAGATCAGCAGCGTGGAGCCGGGCGAAGGGCGTCTGGCTTACCGTTTGGTGGGCAGCAACGGCACGCTGCACTACGATGTTTTGGCTGGCCGGGCGTGGGTGGAGTATGCGGTGGGAGGCACCTTGGAGTTGCCCAGCGCGGGGTTGCCGGAGGGCGGTTGGCAGGTGGAGGCCGATTTTGTGAGTTCCGTGCGAAACGGGACGCCGGTGCGCTTGACCGATTTTGCGACGGGCCGTCGTTACATGCAGTTCACCGAAACTGCGAGGTCGGCGTGGCAGACGAAGTAG
- the rpmA gene encoding 50S ribosomal protein L27: MAHKKGAGSTSNGRDSMSKRLGVKKFGGQKVIAGNILVRQRGTKFRPGKNVGVGRDWTLFALKHGVVEFDKAHRKVNVVEA; this comes from the coding sequence ATGGCACATAAAAAAGGTGCAGGTTCCACGAGCAACGGCCGCGACTCTATGTCGAAGCGCCTCGGCGTGAAGAAGTTCGGCGGCCAGAAGGTCATCGCCGGCAACATCCTCGTCCGTCAGCGCGGCACCAAGTTCCGCCCCGGCAAGAACGTCGGCGTCGGCCGCGACTGGACCCTCTTCGCCCTCAAGCACGGCGTCGTGGAATTCGACAAGGCTCACCGCAAGGTGAACGTCGTCGAAGCTTAA
- the rplU gene encoding 50S ribosomal protein L21 → MKATIKTQGQQFAVSEGDILTVNRYPKTEAGDTVEITDVLSAGEGAEFKLGTPRLEGAKVTAKVLENKRGTKVIVFKKKKRKGYHKQRGHRQELSVIKIETISA, encoded by the coding sequence ATGAAAGCGACCATCAAAACCCAAGGCCAGCAGTTCGCCGTCAGCGAAGGCGACATCCTGACCGTAAACCGCTATCCGAAGACGGAAGCCGGTGATACGGTGGAGATTACGGACGTTCTGTCCGCTGGCGAGGGCGCCGAATTTAAGCTTGGCACTCCCCGTCTCGAAGGCGCCAAGGTCACCGCCAAAGTGCTCGAGAACAAGCGCGGCACCAAGGTGATCGTCTTCAAGAAGAAGAAGCGCAAGGGCTACCACAAGCAGCGTGGCCACCGCCAAGAGCTCTCCGTCATCAAGATCGAGACCATCAGCGCCTGA
- a CDS encoding PfkB family carbohydrate kinase codes for MPQPVLTFTANPLAETTLQLSAPAQLGRTQRASSRSFQVGGKGFNVAKMLHRLGGDVTALSFAGGATGEVCRLWLEEYAAFAWELLPLTTPSREGTVVRAADGSETTFLGPDCVIDGAAAQAAAARLLSADPSTTIALCGSVPGWDAPAYAPLRDCFLQQLAPERLAVDTYGPALVELVQRPLALVKINRDEFNALADTLDLPPKLPAMQRALPVQAWIVTNGGNDIEFATATTAGTLTPPSVTEVSPTGSGDVFFATVLAGDWRDDATWPDLLTRAAELAARNAAHPGIAEFELPA; via the coding sequence ATGCCCCAGCCTGTCCTCACCTTCACCGCCAATCCGCTCGCCGAGACCACCCTGCAGCTCTCCGCCCCCGCCCAACTCGGCCGCACCCAGCGCGCCTCATCCCGCTCCTTCCAAGTGGGCGGCAAAGGCTTCAACGTCGCCAAGATGCTCCACCGCCTCGGCGGCGATGTCACCGCCCTCAGTTTCGCTGGCGGTGCCACCGGCGAGGTCTGCCGCCTTTGGTTGGAGGAGTATGCGGCCTTCGCCTGGGAACTCCTTCCCCTCACCACGCCCTCCCGCGAAGGCACCGTCGTGCGCGCCGCCGACGGCAGCGAAACCACCTTCCTCGGCCCCGACTGCGTCATCGACGGCGCCGCCGCCCAAGCCGCCGCCGCCCGCCTCCTCTCCGCCGACCCGTCGACGACCATCGCGCTCTGTGGCAGTGTGCCCGGTTGGGATGCCCCCGCCTACGCCCCGCTGCGCGACTGCTTCCTGCAGCAACTTGCGCCCGAACGCCTCGCCGTCGACACCTACGGCCCCGCCCTCGTCGAACTCGTGCAACGCCCGCTCGCCTTGGTGAAAATCAACCGCGACGAGTTCAACGCCCTCGCCGATACCCTCGACCTCCCTCCGAAACTGCCTGCCATGCAACGCGCCCTCCCGGTGCAGGCGTGGATCGTCACCAACGGCGGCAACGACATCGAGTTCGCTACCGCCACCACCGCCGGCACACTCACCCCGCCCTCCGTGACCGAAGTGTCCCCCACCGGCTCCGGCGACGTGTTCTTCGCCACCGTGCTCGCTGGCGATTGGCGCGACGACGCCACCTGGCCGGATCTCCTCACCCGCGCCGCCGAGCTGGCCGCGCGCAATGCCGCGCACCCGGGCATTGCCGAGTTTGAACTTCCCGCCTAG
- a CDS encoding DNA-3-methyladenine glycosylase, with amino-acid sequence MKVKDWSSRETVAHARALLGKWLVVAGSESDGARTAVSRWRITETEAYDGPEDRACHAARGRTARTEVMFGAPGCWYVYLCYGIHEMLNLVTGPKDYPAAVLIRGVEGVVGPGRLTKRLGIGRALNGAAAGRACGLWLEDDGLVVREEEVTSTPRVGIDYAGPEWAAKPWRFVWRRVTD; translated from the coding sequence ATGAAAGTGAAGGATTGGTCCAGCCGGGAGACGGTGGCGCATGCGCGGGCGTTGTTGGGCAAATGGCTCGTCGTGGCGGGGTCGGAGTCGGATGGGGCGCGGACGGCGGTGAGTCGCTGGCGCATCACGGAGACCGAGGCTTATGACGGTCCGGAGGATCGCGCGTGCCACGCGGCGCGGGGACGCACGGCGCGAACGGAGGTCATGTTTGGCGCGCCGGGGTGTTGGTATGTGTATTTATGTTACGGCATCCACGAGATGCTGAACCTGGTGACCGGACCGAAGGATTATCCGGCGGCGGTTTTGATTCGCGGGGTGGAGGGCGTGGTTGGACCGGGGCGGCTGACCAAGCGACTCGGCATCGGGCGGGCGTTGAATGGGGCGGCGGCCGGGCGCGCCTGTGGGCTGTGGCTGGAGGACGACGGATTGGTCGTGCGGGAGGAGGAGGTCACAAGCACGCCGCGCGTGGGCATCGACTATGCCGGGCCGGAGTGGGCGGCCAAACCGTGGCGCTTCGTGTGGCGCCGAGTGACCGATTAG